In a single window of the Danio aesculapii chromosome 20, fDanAes4.1, whole genome shotgun sequence genome:
- the esco2 gene encoding N-acetyltransferase ESCO2 isoform X1, with the protein MLSRKRKHGSPDAESNPSKKQITSLRNSPRRTTRQKENIPISLNSPQKIPSTPKKTQRAFSLESPPKRVSPRKAVLGAGTFYSKQKPLYLTPLERKVLKEAKSPPSAANKEPSRPPLTTANAVVKPAKKVQKKPRASAPQSNLKGYFTAKPKVKQSPSDKQTDQALKSTLAPISFSSMKSKGKPKLVVGAAFFTTGKKPSSMYKKSAQNTKPKPTYKKPSIQKPVREKEVVMAPGQRSPVRRAVFLKKQPEVEVPHDERESTQAPMSPQVLADVHGITKELRVVLRRSVSPETGCQDAPSEADSVFDVSDLLLPDHDSSHDEEEESSVYPIFGTKRSQKKGKLSPPLNSSTPSALTATPALKANQRSMLRREMKKQTDNQLIIDAGQKQFGATTCASCGMLYSTDSPEDNFQHTQFHQRFLDTIKFVGWKKERVVAEFWDGKIILVLPDDPKYATRKAEDVRRIADSELGFQQITLSSPSSAKTYLFINADRIVVGCLVAENIRQAYRVLEQPEKHKDMSKEDFMEHHRTWCCSTVPEKALCGVSRIWVFSLMRRKSVATRLLDTARNTFMYGSHLTKEEIAFSDPTPQGKLFATKYCQTPTFLVYNFIS; encoded by the exons ATGTTATCCCGAAAGAGAAAACATGGCTCTCCTGATGCCGAGAG TAATCCATCGAAGAAACAAATAACAAGCCTGAGAAATTCTCCAAGAAGGACCACTCGACAAAAAGAAAACATTCCCATTTCGCTGAATTCCCCCCAAAAGATTCCCAGCACACCTAAAAAGACACAGAGGGCCTTTTCGCTTGAATCTCCTCCAAAGCGAGTCTCGCCACGGAAAGCAGTGCTGGGAGCAGGAACCTTCTACAGCAAACAGAAACCCCTGTATCTCACACCTCTGGAGAGAAAAGTGCTGAAAGAAGCCAAATCTCCACCATCAGCCGCCAACAAAGAGCCGTCACGCCCTCCTTTGACCACTGCAAATGCTGTTGTAAAACCAGCCAAGAAAGTTCAGAAGAAACCCAGAGCTTCTGCTCCACAGTCCAACCTGAAAGGCTACTTCACGGCTAAACCCAAAGTGAAACAAAGTCCATCAGATAAACAAACGGATCAAGCGCTGAAATCCACATTAGCTCCCATTTCATTCAGCAGTATGAAGTCTAAAGGTAAACCCAAACTTGTTGTCGGCGCTGCTTTCTTCACCACTGGAAAAAAGCCCTCTTCAATGTATAAGAAGTCTGCACAGAACACAAAGCCTAAACCAACATACAAAAAACCCAGCATTCAGAAACCTGTGAGGGAGAAGGAAGTGGTGATGGCACCGGGACAGCGTTCTCCAGTTCGCCGtgctgttttcttaaaaaaacagccTGAAGTGGAAGTTCCTCATGATGAAAGAGAGTCGACACAAGCGCCAATGTCTCCTCAGGTTCTGGCAGATGTGCATGGCATCACTAAAGAGCTGAGGGTGGTTTTGAGGAGGTCTGTGAGCCCTGAGACTGGCTGCCAG GACGCACCTTCTGAAGCTGATTCGGTGTTTGATGTGAGTGATTTACTGCTTCCGGATCACGATAGCTCTCATGATGAAg aagaagAATCATCTGTGTATCCCATCTTTGGCACTAAAAG ATCTCAGAAAAAAGGGAAGTTGTCTCCGCCGCTGAACAGCAGCACTCCTTCAGCTCTGACAGCAACTCCTGCTCTCAAAGCCAATCAGAGGAGCATGTTGAGGAGAGAGATGAAGAAGCAAACCGACAACCAGCTCATCATT GATGCTGGTCAGAAGCAGTTTGGAGCCACTACTTGCGCATCCTGTGGGATGCTGTACAGCACAGACAGTCCAGAGGACAACTTTCAACACACACAGTTCCATCAGCGCTTTCTGGACACCATTAAGTTTGTG ggcTGGAAAAAAGAGAGGGTCGTGGCAGAATTCTGGGATGGAAAGATCATTCTCGTTCTTCCAGATGATCCCAAGTACGCCACGAGAAAG GCAGAGGACGTGAGGCGGATTGCAGACAGTGAGCTGGGCTTTCAGCAGATCACCCTCAGCAGCCCGAGCTCTGCTAAAACATACCTCTTCATCAACGCTGACAGGATAGTTGTGGGATGTCTGGTGGCTGAGAATATTAGACAG GCCTATCGTGTGCTGGAGCAGCCTGAGAAACACAAAGACATGAGCAAGGAGGACTTCATGGAGCACCACAGGACCTGGTGCTGCTCTACTGTCCCGGAGAAAGCCCTCTGTGGCGTCAGTCGCATCTGGGTCTTCAGTCTGATGAGGAGGAAGAGTGTTGCCACACGCCTTCTGGACACGGCCAG GAATACGTTCATGTATGGAAGTCACCTGACCAAAGAGGAAATAGCCTTTTCTGACCCGACGCCACAAGGGAAGCTGTTTGCTACAAAGTACTGCCAAACACCAACATTTCTGGTGTACAACTTCATCAGCTAA
- the LOC130213810 gene encoding serine/threonine-protein kinase pim-3-like: MLFTVLGVIALFLGERNINSAVSGQDERLDRQGLVMVPTVTNSDGREIGDWCEESSLHLEEQINVQTEEPSLEEPVDGQSEEQSLVEPDSVHGEEQALVEPDSVHGEEQSLVEPDKPDSVHGEDQPLVEPVDGHSEDTESFFSAEPGCSHDPHANVVSAKPSYKDDVAQGATCQTEGTVPPQPEELKDDDTHIIEINSQRYEIGAKLGKGSYGTVFAGTRLQDGLPVAVKIADFKIERYIFVNGFKQPLPAEIALHFLATTGPKVDELVQLLDWKVEDNRYFMVLERPIPFVSLGEFLRGHRGNIEEDVLQKIMFHTTIAADTCITRGVLHRDIKPDNLLMNPQTNEVKLIDFGCGDLLMKYYYTSYLGTFQFSPPEVKTAGYYYGEPATVWSLGILQYVLMFKKFPDKHDLLKLNDRNLHQYGRSKECSDFISGCLQTPPWSRYKLQALRAHDWFKRIIKKI; encoded by the exons ATGTTATTTACCGTACTCGGAGTTATTGCTCTCTTCCTGGGAGAAAGAAACATCAATTCCGCCGTCTCAGGTCAAGATGAAAGACTCGACCGTCAAGGATTGGTCATGGTACCCACTGTGACCAACAGTGATG GTCGAGAAATCGGTGACTGGTGTGAAGAATCATCTTTGCATCTGGAGGAACAGATCAATGTTCAGACTGAGGAACCGTCACTGGAGGAACCTGTTGATGGTCAGAGTGAAGaacaatcactggtagagcctgacagtgttcacggtgaagaacaagcactggtagagcctgacagtgttcacggtgaagaacaatcactggtagagcctgaca agcctgacagtgttcacggtgaagaTCAACCCCTAGTAGAGCCTGTCGATGGTCACAGTGAGGACACAGAGAGCTTCTTCTCTGCTGAGCCCGGCTGTAGTCATGACCCCCATGCAAATGTGGTCTCTGCTAAGCCCAGCTATAAAGATGACGTCGCTCAAGGTGCAACCTGTCAAACAGAGGGCACTGTTCCACCTCAGCCAGAAGAGCTGAAGGATGACGACACACACATCATTG AGATTAACTCACAGCGCTATGAAATTGGTGCTAAGCTGGGCAAAGGAAGTTATGGAACCGTTTTCGCAGGGACCCGTTTACAAGATGGCCTTCCGGTGGCTGTAAAAATTGCAGATTTCAAGATTGAGCGATACATCTTTGTT AATGGGTTTAAGCAGCCACTTCCAGCGGAGATCGCTCTGCACTTTCTTGCAACTACAGGTCCCAAGGTTGACGAACTCGTTCAGCTTCTGGACTGGAAGGTGGAGGATAACCGCTACTTTATGGTCCTAGAGCGGCCCATACCCTTTGTGAGCTTAGGGGAATTTTTAAGAGGCCACAGAGGCAACATCGAAGAGGACGTGTTACAGAAAATCATGTTCCACACAACAATTGCAGCTGACACATGCATCACACGCGGAGTGCTTCACCGCGATATCAAGCCTGACAACTTGCTGATGAACCCGCAGACCAATGAAGTTAAACTGATTGACTTCGGTTGCGGTGACCTCCTAATGAAGTACTATTACACAAGCTATTTGG GCACATTCCAGTTCAGCCCTCCCGAGGTTAAAACGGCTGGCTATTACTACGGGGAACCAGCGACAGTGTGGTCACTCGGGATTCTTCAGTATGTCCTAATGTTCAAAAAGTTTCCAGACAAACATGACCTCCTCAAGTtgaatgacagaaatttacaccAATATGGAAGGTCAAAAG AATGCAGCGATTTCATCAGTGGTTGTCTGCAGACTCCGCCCTGGTCTCGGTATAAGCTGCAAGCACTTCGTGCCCATGACTGGTTTAAG agaattataaaaaagatctag
- the esco2 gene encoding N-acetyltransferase ESCO2 isoform X2: MLSRKRKHGSPDAESNPSKKQITSLRNSPRRTTRQKENIPISLNSPQKIPSTPKKTQRAFSLESPPKRVSPRKAVLGAGTFYSKQKPLYLTPLERKVLKEAKSPPSAANKEPSRPPLTTANAVVKPAKKVQKKPRASAPQSNLKGYFTAKPKVKQSPSDKQTDQALKSTLAPISFSSMKSKGKPKLVVGAAFFTTGKKPSSMYKKSAQNTKPKPTYKKPSIQKPVREKEVVMAPGQRSPVRRAVFLKKQPEVEVPHDERESTQAPMSPQVLADVHGITKELRVVLRRSVSPETGCQDAPSEADSVFDVSDLLLPDHDSSHDEEESSVYPIFGTKRSQKKGKLSPPLNSSTPSALTATPALKANQRSMLRREMKKQTDNQLIIDAGQKQFGATTCASCGMLYSTDSPEDNFQHTQFHQRFLDTIKFVGWKKERVVAEFWDGKIILVLPDDPKYATRKAEDVRRIADSELGFQQITLSSPSSAKTYLFINADRIVVGCLVAENIRQAYRVLEQPEKHKDMSKEDFMEHHRTWCCSTVPEKALCGVSRIWVFSLMRRKSVATRLLDTARNTFMYGSHLTKEEIAFSDPTPQGKLFATKYCQTPTFLVYNFIS, encoded by the exons ATGTTATCCCGAAAGAGAAAACATGGCTCTCCTGATGCCGAGAG TAATCCATCGAAGAAACAAATAACAAGCCTGAGAAATTCTCCAAGAAGGACCACTCGACAAAAAGAAAACATTCCCATTTCGCTGAATTCCCCCCAAAAGATTCCCAGCACACCTAAAAAGACACAGAGGGCCTTTTCGCTTGAATCTCCTCCAAAGCGAGTCTCGCCACGGAAAGCAGTGCTGGGAGCAGGAACCTTCTACAGCAAACAGAAACCCCTGTATCTCACACCTCTGGAGAGAAAAGTGCTGAAAGAAGCCAAATCTCCACCATCAGCCGCCAACAAAGAGCCGTCACGCCCTCCTTTGACCACTGCAAATGCTGTTGTAAAACCAGCCAAGAAAGTTCAGAAGAAACCCAGAGCTTCTGCTCCACAGTCCAACCTGAAAGGCTACTTCACGGCTAAACCCAAAGTGAAACAAAGTCCATCAGATAAACAAACGGATCAAGCGCTGAAATCCACATTAGCTCCCATTTCATTCAGCAGTATGAAGTCTAAAGGTAAACCCAAACTTGTTGTCGGCGCTGCTTTCTTCACCACTGGAAAAAAGCCCTCTTCAATGTATAAGAAGTCTGCACAGAACACAAAGCCTAAACCAACATACAAAAAACCCAGCATTCAGAAACCTGTGAGGGAGAAGGAAGTGGTGATGGCACCGGGACAGCGTTCTCCAGTTCGCCGtgctgttttcttaaaaaaacagccTGAAGTGGAAGTTCCTCATGATGAAAGAGAGTCGACACAAGCGCCAATGTCTCCTCAGGTTCTGGCAGATGTGCATGGCATCACTAAAGAGCTGAGGGTGGTTTTGAGGAGGTCTGTGAGCCCTGAGACTGGCTGCCAG GACGCACCTTCTGAAGCTGATTCGGTGTTTGATGTGAGTGATTTACTGCTTCCGGATCACGATAGCTCTCATGATGAAg aagAATCATCTGTGTATCCCATCTTTGGCACTAAAAG ATCTCAGAAAAAAGGGAAGTTGTCTCCGCCGCTGAACAGCAGCACTCCTTCAGCTCTGACAGCAACTCCTGCTCTCAAAGCCAATCAGAGGAGCATGTTGAGGAGAGAGATGAAGAAGCAAACCGACAACCAGCTCATCATT GATGCTGGTCAGAAGCAGTTTGGAGCCACTACTTGCGCATCCTGTGGGATGCTGTACAGCACAGACAGTCCAGAGGACAACTTTCAACACACACAGTTCCATCAGCGCTTTCTGGACACCATTAAGTTTGTG ggcTGGAAAAAAGAGAGGGTCGTGGCAGAATTCTGGGATGGAAAGATCATTCTCGTTCTTCCAGATGATCCCAAGTACGCCACGAGAAAG GCAGAGGACGTGAGGCGGATTGCAGACAGTGAGCTGGGCTTTCAGCAGATCACCCTCAGCAGCCCGAGCTCTGCTAAAACATACCTCTTCATCAACGCTGACAGGATAGTTGTGGGATGTCTGGTGGCTGAGAATATTAGACAG GCCTATCGTGTGCTGGAGCAGCCTGAGAAACACAAAGACATGAGCAAGGAGGACTTCATGGAGCACCACAGGACCTGGTGCTGCTCTACTGTCCCGGAGAAAGCCCTCTGTGGCGTCAGTCGCATCTGGGTCTTCAGTCTGATGAGGAGGAAGAGTGTTGCCACACGCCTTCTGGACACGGCCAG GAATACGTTCATGTATGGAAGTCACCTGACCAAAGAGGAAATAGCCTTTTCTGACCCGACGCCACAAGGGAAGCTGTTTGCTACAAAGTACTGCCAAACACCAACATTTCTGGTGTACAACTTCATCAGCTAA
- the pbk gene encoding lymphokine-activated killer T-cell-originated protein kinase homolog, which yields METSKESPSAFKTPCKPAKVKSPVSACGTPVTIPASPFMKKLGCGTGVNVYLMNRIGKHTHSPWAIKKINSKCAQGQVSVYQKRLCEEAKILKDLKHPNIVGFRAFTTAKDGSKCLAMEYGGEQSLNDLIEKRREEGLQAFPVDTIEKVALHVARGLLYLHNEKKLLHGDMKSCNVVIKGDFESIKICDVGVSLPLDENMQVSDPKAHYIGTEPWKPKEALEDGVITDKADIFAYGLTLWEMMTLSVPHLEMLDTEGDEDDDDESFEEDFDEDAYYERLGSRPALDAVTLGGSYQRMVELFCLCTEEDPQKRPSAAHIVQVLESNSQLFKQNTEVIVID from the exons ATGGAGACCAGCAAAGAATCACCGAGTGCCTTTAAAACACCTTGCAAGCCTGCAAAAGTGAAAAGTCCAG TCAGTGCTTGTGGAACCCCGGTCACCATTCCTGCCTCTCCCTTCATGAAGAAGCTCGGCTGTGGGACTGGAGTCAATGTTTACCTCATGAACAG GATAGGGAAGCACACTCATTCTCCATGGGCTATAAAGAAGATCAACAGCAAGTGTGCTCAAGGTCAAGTGAGTGTTTATCAGAAGCGTCTCTGTGAGGAGGCCAAGATCTTGAAGGACCTCAAGCACCCCAATATTGTTG gctTCAGAGCTTTTACCACTGCGAAGGATGGCTCGAAGTGTTTAGCAATGGAGTATGGCGGAGAACAGTCTCTCAATGACTTGATTGAGAAGAGGAGAGAGGAGGGTCTGCAGGCCTTTCCAGTGGACACTATTGAAAAAGTGGCTCTTCATGTTGCACGCGGTTTACTG TACTTGCACAATGAAAAAAAGCTTCTGCATGGAGACATGAAATCATGCAATGTTGTCATCAAGGGCGATTTTGAGAGCATCAAAATCTGTGATGTTGGTGTTTCACTGCCACTGGATGAAAACATGCAAG TGAGTGATCCAAAGGCTCATTACATTGGGACGGAGCCGTGGAAGCCTAAAGAAGCTCTGGAGGATGGAGTGATCACAGATAAAGCTGACATCTTTGCCTATGGACTCACACTGTGGGAAATGATGACGCTTTCTGTTCCTCACCTGGAGATGCTGGACACTGagggtgatgaagatgatgatg ACGAGTCATTTGAGGAGGATTTTGATGAAGATGCGTATTATGAGCGGCTGGGGTCTCGACCAGCTCTGGATGCAGTGACTCTGGGAGGCTCTTATCAGAGGATGGTGGAGCTCTTCTGTCTCTGCACGGAGGAAGACCCTCAGAAGAGACCCTCGGCAGCTCACATTGTGCAGGTGCTGGAGTCAAACAGCCAGCTTTTCAAGCAAAACACTGAGGTAATTGTAATCGATTAA